The following are encoded together in the Bos taurus isolate L1 Dominette 01449 registration number 42190680 breed Hereford chromosome 10, ARS-UCD2.0, whole genome shotgun sequence genome:
- the OR11H4 gene encoding olfactory receptor family 11 subfamily H member 4: MNRSATHIVMEFVLLGFPGCWEVQIFLFSLFLVVYALTLVGNGAIICAVKWDPRLYTPMYFLLGNFAFLEIWYVSSTVPNMLVNILSKTKAISFSGCFLQFYFFFSLGTAECLFLAVMAYDRYQAICHPLHYPIIMTRRLCGTLVSLCWLIGFLGYPIPIFFISQLPFCGPNIIDHFLCDIDPLMALSCAPAPITEFIFYTQSSLVLFFTIMYILRSYTLLLRAVLQIPSTAGRRKAFSTCGSHLTVVSLFYGTVMVMYVSPTYGISALMQKILTLVYSIMTPFLNPLIYSLRNKDMKLALRNVLFGRRISQNS; this comes from the coding sequence ATGAACAGGTCAGCAACACACATTGTGATGGAGTTTGTTCTCCTGGGATTCCCTGGTTGCTGGGAGGTacagatttttctcttctcactATTTTTGGTGGTTTATGCCTTGACTTTGGTGGGGAATGGAGCCATTATCTGTGCAGTGAAATGGGACCCACGACTGTacacccccatgtactttctGTTGGGAAACTTTGCCTTCCTTGAAATCTGGTATGTTTCCTCCACTGTTCCTAACATGCTAGTCAACATTCTCTCCAAAACGAAGGCCATCTCATTTTCTGGCTGCttcctccaattctatttcttcttttccctggGCACAGCTGAATGTCTCTTCTTAGCAGTAATGGCTTATGATCGGTACCAGGCCATCTGTCACCCACTGCACTACCCCATCATCATGACTCGGAGGCTCTGTGGAACACTGGTATCTCTCTGCTGGCTCATTGGATTCCTTGGCTACCCAATCCCCATTTTTTTCATCTCCCAACTTCCCTTCTGTGGACCCAATATCATTGATCACTTCCTGTGTGATATAGATCCACTGATGGCTCTGTCCTGTGCTCCAGCCCCCattactgaatttattttctataCTCAGAGCTCCCTTGTCCTCTTTTTCACTATTATGTATATTCTTCGATCCTACACCCTGCTGCTCAGAGCTGTTCTTCAGATCCCTTCTACAGCTGGCCGGAGAAAGGCCTTTTCAACCTGTGGTTCTCATTTAACTGTGGTGTCTCTTTTCTATGGGACAGTCATGGTAATGTATGTGAGTCCTACATATGGCATCTCAGCTTTGATGCAGAAAATCCTCACATTGGTATATTCAATAATGACTCCTTTCCTTAATCCCCTGATTTATAGTCTTCGCAATAAGGACATGAAACTTGCCCTGAGAAATGTCCTGTTTGGAAGGAGAATTAGTCAAAATTCATGA